The genomic DNA TGACACCTCCAGGATACAAGTTGGCAGTCTCGGAATTATGTGACCCTGCTCCTCTGCGTGAGATTCAGCCTGCTGCCTTTGCCAAGCAGCCAAATGTCCACGACGAAGACCAGCAAGTCCATCTGTCAGTGTTCGAACACAAGTGGCGCTAATCTTTCAATGCCTTGCCAACGGCAGTGAAACACGATTCACTTTTCATACTGGCGACGGCGGATGAAAGAGAGAGAGTCTACAGATTACGCGGAAGCAGCATGCCGGAAGCAGAGTGGCTGTTTGCACCTGAACAGTGGagcttgtgcttcttctccaaacTCAGGCTAGACTTTTGAGCCCAAGAAGTAGCAGTCGGCAATGTTACTGACTGAGGGTATCAGCTAGCTTACACCACCAGATCAGACTGCTGTCCTATAGAGGAAGAATCTTGCTCGCGGCGCGAGATACAACCTCCACCAAACGCCAGCACGGCATTTCCGTACAGGACAGCATGAACGAAGTCGATGAATTATCCCGTTGCCGGCCCCAGCTCTCAGAAACGCTCGGACAAATGCAAGACCTCCTCGCGTCCGAGAGAGTTCACCCTCAAGATGAACCCCCTGGAACATCTCCCGTTGCCGCCTCGGTCCTGATACAAAGCCCACACAACTCCTCGCCGAAGTCCAAAGCGAAGCTCCAAATGCTCTGCACGCTCCTTCGCAAGCTTCCTGCTATCGAAGTGCCCATCGTAGTTGACTCTGCGAATGAGTTTCTTGTGCTTGGGGTCCATCTGAGCCATGCACTTTGCAGCAACAGACAAGTCCATCACCGGGTACACCAAGAGTTCTTTCCAGTATTTGGCAGCAAATTCTTCTCTGAGCTGACGGCAGACTCGGAACAGAGGAGGTAGAGAGACAGGACGTGGTTCGGGGCTCCAACGGCCAGTGGGCGGCTCCTTCGTAAGCCATTCATAGGCGGGACGTTCGTCTTCGAGGACCATGTCGTAAACCTGATCGCGAAGCTCTTGTGGAAGCTGTAGGAGTTTCGAGTCGTCTAAGTTGATGGCGCGAAGGCGCTCCGGAAGTAGCTTTCTTCTTATCACCCTGAGCTGGTCGCCATCCAGCTGCGCTAGCGCGGCAGCGAGACTCTCGAGTCGAAAGTCGCTCCGGGGTTGGCCCTGATCAAGGAGTTAGCCGAAGTAAGGCGCAGCGAATCAGGAGACTTACGTCTGGATCGGCCATATTGGCTAAGTCTGGCGAGCGTCTCGTGTGTGATGTGTGCGGGAAAGGCAGCAAGGAAACGGCTGGACTTAtagacgagaagaagctatTCGGCAAAGCAACGGCAGCGGCTGCGCTAGTGCCAGATTTGGAAGTCGAGTGAATGACTGCGTTCACTCACGAAGCACATCTTAGCAAATCGAGCTACTATAATGTGTAAAGCATGCATTCAATTGCTCTGAATAAACCTGTATGTCTCAAGCCTACACCCTCCATCCTACTTGTGCCTCTTCAACAGGGACAAAGGTGATATCCGAGATTCAGAGGTAGCAGTAAGTCATGCAAGCATCAATTTTGGTACAGTGCAGGATCGATGAGCCTCTGCAGCGTCGGAGAAACCTAAGCTCAAGCAGCGAGGCCTACTTGTGACTCAAGTTTTTGCGCGCGGTTCTCTTTGCCGAGAGCTCATTACCAGCATATTGACCACATTAGAGCACTCGCACTTCCGTGTACGCTTTCTTCTCAACTTCTCCGAGAGAGTTCGCCATCCCATTGTATAAGAAGCGATCACTCCCGTCTTCAGAATAAATGGTACAAGTCACCCATACGACCCCCTTCTGGAGCCCGAAAGCAAGTTCAAACTCCTCCGCGACTTCCACAGCATGTCTCTTGCTCTCGCTTCCGCGCCGGTCCGCGTAGTAGTTGTGATGAATTCTCCGAATGGCTTTGATGTGCAGTGGCTCGACTGAGGACATGCGGTTTCTGATCATAGACTCATCCATCGACCCCGCAAAGAAGATGTTCTCCCAGAACTTCGGAGCGAATTCCTCTCTGATCTGATGACAGACTCGAAAGAGCACGGGTGGGGCGGGGTAGAAGGCGCGATAAAGGGTGAGACCGGGTTGAGTGTACCGTCTGTCTTCAAGAACCAGTTCGTAGATCGTGTCTCGAAGCTCTTGTGGCAACTGGAGGAGCATCGAGTCATTCAAGTTGGCGACGCGGAGGCATTCAGGCAGCAATACACCTTGAATCTTCTTGCGTTGAGTAACGCTGAGCGATGATAGTGCGGCGGCGATCTTTTCGAGTTCGGCATCGGTCGCGGCATCGTCCTGCTCGACGATCAGCAAATGGAAACAGGTAGCAGAGGCAAGGCGGGGACGTACATCCAGAGTCGCCATAGTGGCGGTAGTCGGCAAGTTGACTGTGTTGTGACCTGTTCGAGAAAGGTCAAGAACAGTCGACCGAATTTGTAAATGAAGGGAAGGCGGCGTGGGAAAGTCCTGGCACATGAAAGGTGAACGGCACGGCATCGCCGCTCGCGTATTATTTCACGTGTTCCAACAAGCCAGATCACCGCGCGGTGGATATTTGAGAACCTCTGCCTCCATGTCAGACTGCACCTCCCCAAATCCGGCAATTTGTCGACCGAAGGAACAATGTGGACTACTCCGCGGAACGTCGCGCCTACCACCTTCCATCGCTGCACCCACTACATTGTTCCTTCCGAAGTTCTAATCACCCGAGAAGCGGCTAGAAGGAGACAGTAGAACCTCAAAAGCTCTCCAGTCCCCGCCGTTCACCATAACTTCCGCCCTGTAGCTCGCTGCTCAATCTCTCCTCGCCTCCCTCCTTATCAAGCACGTTCGACCACTGACTTTCTCCACATCACTCCCACGCGAAATCTCTCTCCTCAACCTCTCCGAGCGAGTTCACCATCGCATGGTTGAACCAGCAAGCCATCTCCTTATCGAATCGATTCGGAAATGCGACCCGTACGATACCTGGCTTGAGATCCAGCCGATCTTCGAGGCGCTTCGCAGCCAGTATAGCGCATTCCTTGTTTTTGATTTCGATTTCCACAACTCGATCAAAGAAATGGGGTCTCGGACCTGCGTCGTACTCGACCCTCGTGAGGAACTTCTTGTGTTTCGGGTCGATATTAGTCACACGACGTTCGATGTTCTCCTCGCCCTTCATTTGGCAGATAGAGATGACCTTCCAGAACTTCATAGCGAACTCTTCTCGTAGCTGGTGGCATACTCGGAACAGCGAGGGCAGAGAGATCTTTGGGACTATGGAGACAGTCGGCTTCTTCGTGATCCACACTCCGGCTTTCTTCTCGAACCCGAGTATCTCGTCGAAGATGGCATCTCGAATTTCTTGTGGCATCTGCAGCAGCTTTGAGGTTTCTGTGTTGACGGCACGAAGGCGGTCGGGCAGCAGCTTCACTCGAAGCTCTGTGAGCTCGTCGCCGGTGAGCGCTGCAAGGGCGGCAGCAAGGTTCCGCGATTTCAGGTCGCTCAAGGCCTGGATATGCTTGAGTCAGCACGAAGTAAGAAGCTGTGGCAGAAGCCATCTCGCAGACGTACATCGGGACTCGCCATGTTGACAAATTTTGACGGGCGTGTCGTGTTGTGGCTTGTCTGAAGAAAGCAAGAACGTTGTCCAGGGTCAAGACCAAGAAGGAATGAAGCTTCGCGGCAATGCTCCGGCCGCGTTTAGCGACACGCGCAGTGAAGGAAAGAATAAGAACGCACTCACTTCCAAATTCACAGCACTTCCAATCATTTCTTACACATCAAATACACAAAatgtcttcctcttctccgcctcacTTCTCAAACCCTCCCCGGCTCCCTCACCTCCCCCAGACAATTAACATAAACCGCCCtccccctcctcctccccaaCCTCCCCACATCCCGTCCCTCAAAATCAAAAACATCAATAAACCCCACCGTCCACACCCCCGCCCTTGTCCCCGTCAAACGATCCAACTCCCCCGCCCTCCTCATAGCCTGCTCCCTCGTCCCATACGCATCCCACAACCAATGACACCTCCTCAAAAACTTCTTATGCCCCTCATCAAACCCCTCAAAAAATCCCAATTCATACTTCGGACTCGGCGCTCCACCTGCGAGGAGAAGTTTCGTGGAATAGTAGATTTCTGCGCATTCGGGACGGAGGAGGGAGCAGGTTTGTAAAAGAGGTGGAAGAGTTGGTTTTGTGGGGGCGGAGGTAATGCTGAGGGAGGAGTGGTGGGGTGGTGGAGAGGTAGTGAGGGTGTAGGATGTTATTATGTCGCGGAGCTCGCGggggaggcggaggagagggGAGTGGGCGAGGTTTCGGAGGCGAATGGAGTCGATTGTGGAGTTGTGCTTCGTGTCGAGGTTCGTGTTCGCGGCGGATGGGTCCGGAGAGGTGGAGATCGTGGTGGGTCCGGGTGAGATTGTGGTGAGTGATCTGGATCCTTTGGACCGGAGGTCTTGTGATGCGTTCGTGAGAGTTGTGTCGTGATTTTGAGACGGTGTTGCTAGCATCTGTTGTATTCATGAGTACTCATATGCATAGCTGTGAGCTTCGGTGATGCTGGAGTATTGATACTTACAGCGGTAGTGGCGAACATTGTGAGATCAGCTGGAGACTTGAATATTTCTTCGAATGCTGAAGGTCCGTCTGTACAAATATAGTGAATCAGTgtgcgagaagaagaggagaactACGCGGCATCGGCCATCTGGGAAGCACAACATCTTAAGCTGTTCGCGCGTGCACGCGATGCTACACGGCATCGGAAATAGGTATGCCGCGGTACCCCTCCAGTCGTACCATGGGGA from Cercospora beticola chromosome 3, complete sequence includes the following:
- a CDS encoding uncharacterized protein (antiSMASH:Cluster_7), whose amino-acid sequence is MPCRSPFMCQDFPTPPSLHLQIRSTVLDLSRTGHNTVNLPTTATMATLDDDAATDAELEKIAAALSSLSVTQRKKIQGVLLPECLRVANLNDSMLLQLPQELRDTIYELVLEDRRYTQPGLTLYRAFYPAPPVLFRVCHQIREEFAPKFWENIFFAGSMDESMIRNRMSSVEPLHIKAIRRIHHNYYADRRGSESKRHAVEVAEEFELAFGLQKGVVWVTCTIYSEDGSDRFLYNGMANSLGEVEKKAYTEVRVL
- a CDS encoding uncharacterized protein (antiSMASH:Cluster_7); its protein translation is MASPDALSDLKSRNLAAALAALTGDELTELRVKLLPDRLRAVNTETSKLLQMPQEIRDAIFDEILGFEKKAGVWITKKPTVSIVPKISLPSLFRVCHQLREEFAMKFWKVISICQMKGEENIERRVTNIDPKHKKFLTRVEYDAGPRPHFFDRVVEIEIKNKECAILAAKRLEDRLDLKPGIVRVAFPNRFDKEMACWFNHAMVNSLGEVEERDFAWE
- a CDS encoding uncharacterized protein (antiSMASH:Cluster_7); the protein is MVLEDERPAYEWLTKEPPTGRWSPEPRPVSLPPLFRVCRQLREEFAAKYWKELLVYPVMDLSVAAKCMAQMDPKHKKLIRRVNYDGHFDSRKLAKERAEHLELRFGLRRGVVWALYQDRGGNGRCSRGFILRVNSLGREEVLHLSERF